A stretch of Aedes aegypti strain LVP_AGWG chromosome 2, AaegL5.0 Primary Assembly, whole genome shotgun sequence DNA encodes these proteins:
- the LOC5572272 gene encoding peroxisomal leader peptide-processing protease → MSPLYPKNGVIYYYSGTHKTSAVLIGDTFILTSGLILLQAPFIERKFKNTSKQKIIHVDADQEFSFLQNLDYRLMVQGENGQLLEIKAQIAYMIYSSDIESTIEQKFKNLSFSLDGEYKAVSEYSIYFSTFLILKFPKRKLSLDTITSALARNSRNLTVLEDIVSISTPFGNEHFINSVNFGHVANLIGKDDCLALLNISTAFGCEGGGIYDKNLNLRSILLSSCFHYLNDNVCLPLAANISEIMKILHDKPSMALIMPNEQRLLVFRSSCMIDSMGCWGTGCLFQLNGRNFVLTCAHVLRSDNITCYCNDYSFQPKVIYKNPIFDYAYDIALLEGTKSSHNLAKLANYTPKVGQTVYSVGFPIFKEFGLNGKFAPSIYKGRVTKYSKGILNTDCPVQAGQSGGPIFDGDGSLLAVMVSNFKNDMDGIIYPNHNMCIPICDIYDILLRYSETNDHRVLTSLQAEKSIVDKWKLKALKVECKL, encoded by the exons ATGTCG CCTTTGTACCCAAAAAATGGTGTCATATACTACTACTCGGGCACGCACAAAACCTCAGCTGTACTGATTGGTGATACATTTATCCTTACATCAGGCCTTATCTTGCTACAAGCACCTTTTATAGAAAGAAAGTttaaaaatacatccaaacagaAGATAATTCATGTTGACGCTGATCAGGAATTCAGCTTTCTACAAAACCTTGATTATAGGCTTATGGTGCAGGGAGAGAATGGACAATTACTAGAAATAAAGGCGCAAATCGCCTACATGATTTATTCATCGGATATAGAATCAACAatagaacaaaaattcaaaaatttgagtttctcATTAGACGGAGAATACAAAGCTGTCTCGGAGTACAgtatatatttttcaacatttttgataCTAAAATTTCCAAAGAGAAAATTATCGTTAGATACTATCACGTCAGCTTTGGCGAGAAACTCGCGCAACCTTACCGTACTTGAAGATATCGTTTCCATATCTACTCCATTCGGAAATGAACATTTTATAAACAGCGTTAATTTTGGACACGTCGCGAATTTGATTGGAAAGGACGATTGTTTGGCATTATTGAATATTAGTACTGCTTTCGGCTGTGAAGGTGGAGGAATCTACGATAAAAACCT TAACCTTCGAAGCATTTTACTATCATCGTGTTTTCATTATCTGAACGACAATGTGTGCTTACCTTTGGCAGCGAATATTAGTGAAATCATGAAAATCTTACATGATAAACCATCAATGGCCCTCATTATGCCTAATGAACAAAGACTTCTTGTCTTTCGGTCATCCTGTATGATAGATTCAATGGGCTGCTGGGGAACAGGATGCTTATTTCAACTGAACGGACGCAATTTTGTTCTCACATGCGCACATGTCTTACGCAGC GACAACATCACATGCTACTGCAACGATTACAGCTTCCAGCCAAAAGTGATTTATAAGAATCCGATATTTGATTATGCTTATGACATAGCTTTGTTGGAAGGTACAAAGAGTAGCCATAATCTAGCAAAATTAGCAAACTACACTCCAAAAGTTGGACAAACGGTGTACTCTGTAGGATTCCCCATTTTTAAGGAATTCGGTTTGAATGGCAAATTTGCTCCTAGCATTTATAAGGGGAGAGTAACCAAATACAGCAAAGGGATCCTCAATACTGATTGCCCTGTTCAGGCTGGTCAGAGTGGAGGTCCAATATTTGACGGTGACGGTTCTTTACTAGCTGTAATGGTGTCCAATTTCAAAAATGATATGGATGGAATAATTTATCCCAATCACAACATGTGCATTCCAATCTGTGATATTTACGACATACTCCTCCGCTACAGTGAAACAAATG ATCACAGGGTACTAACAAGTCTTCAGGCAGAAAAGTCCATAGTTGACAAATGGAAGCTAAAAGCTCTAAAGGTCGAGTGCAAACTTTGA